A single window of Cytobacillus luteolus DNA harbors:
- a CDS encoding isoprenyl transferase, translating to MLGKLKNWKKSAKVFSKEDIMKGQMPSHIAIIMDGNGRWAKKRALPRSAGHHEGMKVVRRVTKLANELGVKVLTVYAFSTENWKRPKLEVDYLMKLPEEFLGTFLPELIEENVQVRIMGDKTALPKHTLSAVEKAVEETKENTGLVLNFALNYGSRSEIMSAVKQVLMDSKEGTFNLDDLDENLFSTYLMSNKLVDPDLLIRTSGEIRLSNFMLWQLAYTEFWFTDVLWPDFKEQHLLEAINEFQQRGRRYGGV from the coding sequence ATGTTAGGGAAACTTAAAAACTGGAAGAAGAGTGCTAAAGTATTTTCCAAAGAAGATATTATGAAAGGGCAAATGCCAAGTCACATTGCTATTATTATGGATGGCAACGGACGCTGGGCTAAGAAACGTGCCCTACCACGTTCAGCAGGTCACCATGAAGGAATGAAGGTGGTTAGAAGAGTCACAAAATTGGCTAATGAACTTGGAGTCAAGGTTCTTACTGTCTATGCTTTTTCCACTGAGAATTGGAAACGACCTAAATTAGAAGTGGATTATTTAATGAAACTACCCGAAGAATTTTTAGGCACGTTTTTACCAGAATTGATTGAAGAAAATGTACAGGTTCGAATCATGGGAGATAAAACTGCTTTGCCAAAGCATACACTGAGTGCTGTTGAAAAAGCAGTTGAAGAAACAAAGGAAAACACAGGATTAGTTTTAAATTTCGCATTAAATTATGGTAGCCGTTCTGAAATTATGAGTGCTGTTAAACAAGTTTTAATGGACTCGAAGGAAGGTACATTTAATCTTGATGATTTAGATGAAAATCTATTTTCTACCTACTTAATGTCTAATAAACTGGTTGATCCTGATTTATTAATTAGAACTAGTGGTGAAATCCGGTTAAGTAACTTTATGCTCTGGCAATTAGCCTATACAGAGTTTTGGTTTACAGATGTTCTGTGGCCGGATTTTAAAGAACAACATCTACTCGAAGCAATCAATGAGTTTCAACAACGAGGTCGTCGTTACGGTGGAGTATAA
- the frr gene encoding ribosome recycling factor, which yields MPKSTLNQVKDKMEKAIQAYSRELATVRAGRANPALLDKVTVDYYGAPTPINQLGSINVPEARMLVIQPYDKTVLGNIEKAIIKADLGLNPSNDGSIIRIAIPALTEERRRELVKVVKKYSEEAKIAVRNIRRDGNDDLKKLEKNGDITEDELRGFTDDVQKLTDDYIAKVDSVTKEKEKEIMEV from the coding sequence ATGCCAAAAAGTACACTTAATCAGGTGAAAGATAAAATGGAAAAGGCAATTCAAGCTTATTCACGTGAGCTTGCTACTGTAAGAGCTGGTAGAGCTAATCCTGCACTTCTTGACAAAGTTACAGTTGATTATTATGGTGCCCCAACACCTATTAATCAACTGGGGTCAATAAATGTTCCTGAAGCTCGTATGCTAGTTATTCAACCCTACGATAAAACAGTTTTAGGGAATATTGAAAAAGCAATTATCAAAGCAGACTTAGGGTTAAATCCATCTAATGATGGCTCAATTATCCGTATTGCAATTCCTGCTTTAACTGAAGAGCGTCGTCGTGAATTAGTTAAGGTAGTTAAAAAGTACTCAGAAGAAGCTAAAATTGCAGTCCGTAACATTCGTCGTGATGGCAATGACGATTTAAAAAAGCTTGAAAAAAATGGTGATATTACAGAAGATGAATTACGCGGTTTCACGGATGATGTTCAAAAACTAACAGATGATTATATTGCTAAAGTAGACTCAGTCACAAAAGAAAAAGAAAAAGAAATCATGGAAGTATAA
- the pyrH gene encoding UMP kinase, which produces MSAKYQRVVLKLSGEALAGKEGFGINPTVINSVAKQVKEIAEMGVEVAVVVGGGNIWRGKIGSEMGMDRATADYMGMLATVMNSLALQDSLESIGIQTRVQTSIEMRQVAEPYIRRKAIRHLEKKRVVIFAAGTGNPYFSTDTTAALRAAEIEADVILMAKNNVDGVYTADPSKDANAKKYETLSYLDVLKEGLEVMDSTASSLCMDNDIPLIVFSVLEEGNIKRAVLGENIGTIVRGK; this is translated from the coding sequence ATGAGCGCTAAATATCAACGGGTCGTTTTAAAACTTAGTGGAGAAGCTTTAGCTGGAAAAGAAGGCTTTGGTATTAATCCAACTGTTATTAACTCTGTTGCAAAGCAGGTAAAAGAAATAGCTGAAATGGGTGTTGAGGTAGCAGTCGTAGTAGGCGGTGGAAACATTTGGCGCGGTAAAATCGGTAGTGAGATGGGAATGGACCGTGCAACAGCAGATTACATGGGGATGTTAGCTACTGTAATGAATTCATTAGCTCTTCAAGATAGTTTAGAGAGTATTGGTATTCAAACGCGAGTGCAAACTTCTATTGAAATGCGACAGGTTGCAGAACCTTACATAAGAAGAAAAGCAATTCGTCATTTAGAAAAGAAGCGAGTAGTCATATTTGCTGCTGGAACTGGCAACCCGTATTTTTCAACAGATACGACAGCTGCCTTGAGAGCTGCAGAGATAGAGGCAGATGTAATTCTAATGGCTAAAAATAATGTAGATGGAGTTTATACTGCAGATCCATCAAAAGATGCCAATGCAAAAAAATATGAAACACTTTCATATCTGGATGTTCTAAAAGAGGGACTAGAGGTTATGGATTCAACAGCCTCTTCTCTATGTATGGATAATGATATACCATTAATAGTTTTCTCTGTTCTAGAAGAAGGAAACATTAAACGTGCAGTACTAGGTGAAAATATTGGAACAATTGTGAGGGGGAAATAA
- the tsf gene encoding translation elongation factor Ts codes for MAVTAQMVKELREKTGAGMMDCKKALTETNGDMEKAIDYLREKGIAKAAKKSDRIAAEGTTHIEVQGNKAVILEVNSETDFVAKNEGFKVLTSNLSAHLLANNPATVEEALEQKMENGETVQEHINSAIAKIGEKLSLRRYTVVTKTDADAFGAYLHMGGRIGVLSLLEGTTDENVAKDVAMHVAAANPKYISRDEVSQEETEREREVLTQQALNEGKPENIVAKMVEGRLSKFFEDICLLDQSFVKNPDLKVRQFVESKGATVKSFVRYEVGEGIEKRVDNFAEEVMSQVKK; via the coding sequence ATGGCTGTTACTGCTCAAATGGTAAAAGAATTACGTGAAAAAACTGGTGCTGGTATGATGGATTGCAAAAAAGCATTAACTGAAACAAATGGTGATATGGAAAAAGCAATCGATTATCTTCGTGAAAAAGGTATTGCAAAAGCTGCAAAAAAATCAGATCGTATTGCTGCTGAAGGAACTACACATATTGAGGTTCAAGGTAACAAAGCGGTAATCTTAGAAGTTAACTCTGAAACAGATTTCGTTGCAAAAAATGAAGGTTTTAAAGTATTAACATCAAATTTATCTGCTCACCTACTTGCTAACAACCCGGCAACAGTTGAAGAAGCTTTAGAGCAAAAAATGGAAAACGGTGAAACTGTTCAAGAGCATATTAACAGTGCTATTGCAAAAATTGGTGAAAAACTTTCACTACGTCGTTATACTGTTGTTACAAAAACAGATGCTGATGCATTCGGTGCTTACCTTCACATGGGTGGCCGTATTGGTGTTCTTTCTTTGCTTGAAGGTACAACTGATGAGAATGTGGCAAAAGATGTGGCAATGCATGTTGCTGCTGCAAACCCGAAATATATTTCTCGTGACGAAGTTTCTCAAGAGGAAACAGAGCGTGAGCGTGAAGTATTAACACAACAAGCATTAAACGAAGGAAAACCTGAGAATATCGTTGCTAAAATGGTTGAAGGCCGTTTAAGCAAATTCTTTGAAGATATTTGTTTATTAGATCAAAGCTTCGTTAAAAATCCAGACTTAAAAGTACGTCAATTTGTTGAATCTAAAGGCGCTACTGTAAAAAGCTTTGTTCGTTATGAAGTAGGAGAAGGTATCGAGAAGCGTGTAGATAATTTCGCTGAAGAAGTAATGAGCCAAGTTAAGAAGTAA
- the rpsB gene encoding 30S ribosomal protein S2 — protein sequence MSVISMKQLLEAGVHFGHQTRRWNPKMKRYIFTERNGIYIIDLQKTVKKVEEAYNFVRELAANGGTMLFVGTKKQAQDSVKEEAERSGMYFVNQRWLGGTLTNFETIQKRIKRLKDIERMQEDGTFEVLPKKEVVQLKKELERLEKFLGGIKEMKQLPDALFIIDPRKERIAVAEAHKLNIPIVGIVDTNCDPDEIDYVIPANDDAIRAVKLLTAKIADAIMESKQGEETSA from the coding sequence ATGTCAGTAATCTCAATGAAGCAATTACTTGAAGCTGGTGTTCACTTCGGTCACCAAACTCGCCGTTGGAACCCAAAAATGAAACGTTACATCTTTACAGAGCGTAACGGAATCTACATTATCGACCTTCAAAAGACAGTTAAAAAGGTTGAGGAAGCTTACAACTTTGTAAGAGAATTAGCAGCTAATGGTGGAACTATGCTTTTTGTAGGTACTAAAAAACAAGCTCAAGACTCTGTAAAAGAAGAAGCTGAACGTTCAGGTATGTACTTTGTTAACCAACGTTGGTTAGGTGGTACATTAACTAACTTTGAAACAATCCAAAAACGTATCAAACGTTTAAAAGATATCGAAAGAATGCAAGAAGACGGTACTTTTGAAGTACTACCTAAAAAAGAAGTAGTACAACTTAAGAAAGAATTAGAGCGTTTAGAAAAATTCTTAGGTGGAATTAAAGAAATGAAGCAACTTCCTGATGCTTTATTCATTATCGACCCACGTAAAGAGCGTATTGCAGTTGCAGAAGCACATAAATTAAATATCCCTATCGTAGGTATCGTTGATACTAACTGCGATCCAGATGAAATCGATTATGTAATTCCTGCAAACGATGATGCAATTCGTGCTGTTAAATTACTTACAGCTAAAATTGCTGATGCTATTATGGAATCTAAACAAGGTGAAGAAACTTCTGCTTAA
- a CDS encoding DUF342 domain-containing protein: protein MSDMFRLKVAKDSLQAFLTVEEKESDLSLVTEQKIISFLESRGVTFGIQGETVKNITENPELLYNENLIAVGNKPLIGNDGFLKIAITEESDANQEFNYRNVIKIPSVQTGQKIGSIIPPTSGINGKTIFNQELNAVPGKPLKLRMGKNIVEKDGQLYATIDGQLSLTENKINVFPVFEVNGDLDLKTGNITFIGNVVIRGNVPTGYSVHAGGDIKIFGMVEGADLNAGGSIYVSGGIAGSNRGKITAVGDIQASYINQGHVEAGHNIEVKSTILHSFLKAGNQVLCSSGNVIGGCCTAGVSIHTLNLGNEMHSKTEICFNVDLQLLEQEKLLTHQLDQIKTETEKLKIIAEKLTEKYRTTGSLNSQELTLLKRQKITESQLNTQELEVFEQLQEIYRAINKIEQSYLLVNGTIYPNVTITFGKYKRIINSLNKAVKIHMNNKEIVIHSINKSY, encoded by the coding sequence ATGAGTGACATGTTCAGGCTTAAGGTTGCAAAAGATTCCTTACAGGCTTTCTTAACGGTTGAAGAAAAAGAGAGTGATTTATCATTGGTAACAGAACAGAAAATTATAAGTTTCTTAGAATCTAGAGGAGTCACTTTTGGCATCCAAGGAGAAACAGTAAAGAACATAACAGAAAATCCTGAGTTACTTTACAATGAAAATCTTATAGCAGTAGGCAACAAGCCCTTAATTGGAAATGACGGGTTCCTAAAAATTGCAATCACTGAGGAGTCCGATGCTAACCAGGAATTTAATTATCGAAATGTAATTAAAATCCCTTCAGTACAAACCGGGCAAAAAATAGGATCGATTATACCTCCGACTAGTGGTATAAATGGAAAGACCATTTTCAATCAGGAGCTAAACGCAGTTCCTGGCAAGCCGTTGAAACTAAGGATGGGGAAGAACATCGTTGAAAAAGATGGCCAACTCTATGCTACGATTGATGGACAATTAAGTTTAACTGAAAACAAAATAAATGTTTTTCCTGTTTTTGAAGTTAACGGTGACTTAGACTTAAAAACTGGAAATATTACTTTTATCGGTAACGTCGTTATTAGAGGGAATGTACCAACTGGATATTCTGTTCATGCAGGCGGGGATATAAAGATTTTTGGCATGGTAGAAGGAGCAGATCTGAACGCTGGTGGTTCTATATATGTCTCTGGGGGAATAGCAGGCTCCAATCGTGGAAAAATTACAGCAGTAGGAGATATCCAGGCTTCCTATATCAATCAAGGTCACGTAGAAGCGGGGCATAACATTGAAGTGAAATCAACAATTTTACATAGTTTTTTAAAAGCTGGTAACCAGGTCTTATGCAGTAGTGGTAACGTTATTGGAGGGTGTTGTACTGCAGGTGTATCTATTCATACATTAAATTTAGGAAATGAAATGCACTCTAAGACAGAAATTTGCTTCAATGTAGATTTACAGTTGCTTGAACAAGAAAAGCTATTAACTCACCAATTGGACCAAATAAAAACCGAAACCGAAAAACTGAAGATTATTGCAGAAAAGTTAACAGAAAAATATCGCACTACAGGATCACTGAACTCACAAGAACTAACCCTTCTTAAAAGGCAAAAGATTACTGAATCACAACTAAATACTCAAGAACTAGAAGTATTTGAACAACTTCAAGAGATTTATAGAGCTATTAATAAAATTGAGCAGAGTTATTTACTTGTTAATGGGACAATTTATCCAAATGTAACGATAACTTTTGGTAAGTATAAGAGAATAATAAATTCCCTAAACAAAGCAGTAAAAATCCACATGAATAATAAAGAAATTGTTATTCATTCTATAAATAAGTCTTACTGA
- a CDS encoding FliA/WhiG family RNA polymerase sigma factor has translation MTQMSSSEDQKNWDKWINSRDPLAGDILVRKYMPLVTYHVGRISVGVPKSVSKDDLTSLGLLGLYDALEKFDPSRDLKFDTYASFRVRGAILDGLRKEDWLPRSSREKTKKIEAAIEKLEQRYMRNATPEEIAKELGITEEEVYQTVNEGFFANVLSIDEQLQEGEGKESAVFSLRDERILTPEEHLVKDEIYSQLAEVIAQLNEKEQLVVSLFYKEELTLTEIGQVMELSTSRISQIHSKAIFKLKNILEKVI, from the coding sequence ATGACACAGATGTCATCAAGTGAGGATCAAAAAAATTGGGATAAATGGATTAACTCACGAGACCCTCTTGCAGGTGATATATTAGTCCGCAAATATATGCCTTTAGTTACTTATCATGTGGGACGTATATCAGTTGGTGTTCCAAAGAGTGTAAGTAAAGATGACTTGACGAGTCTAGGTCTATTAGGACTGTATGATGCACTTGAGAAGTTCGATCCATCACGTGATTTAAAATTTGATACATATGCTTCCTTTCGAGTTAGAGGTGCAATACTTGACGGTCTAAGAAAAGAGGATTGGCTCCCTCGTAGCTCGAGAGAAAAAACCAAAAAGATAGAGGCTGCGATTGAAAAGCTTGAACAAAGGTATATGAGGAACGCTACTCCTGAAGAAATAGCTAAAGAACTGGGAATTACAGAAGAGGAAGTTTATCAGACGGTGAATGAAGGATTTTTTGCAAATGTCCTTTCGATTGATGAACAACTTCAAGAGGGTGAAGGGAAAGAGAGCGCTGTTTTCTCTTTAAGAGATGAAAGGATTCTTACTCCTGAAGAGCATCTTGTTAAAGATGAAATATATAGCCAATTAGCTGAAGTTATAGCTCAGCTAAACGAAAAGGAACAGTTAGTTGTAAGTTTATTCTACAAGGAAGAGCTTACGCTAACAGAAATTGGACAAGTTATGGAACTATCCACATCTAGAATCTCACAGATACACTCTAAAGCCATTTTTAAGCTGAAAAATATCCTTGAAAAAGTAATATAG
- a CDS encoding chemotaxis protein CheD → MNQTVNVVKVGIADMNVVKAPDSIRTSGLGSCVGIILYDQQKEVAGLAHIMLPDSSLGKAGTINIAKYADTAIEELIHLVDKMGGRKYALQAKIAGGAQMFQFTSGSDVMRIGPRNVEAVRKQLERFRIDIVAEDVGGNSGRTIEFFPSTSLLSIRTVNQGTTEI, encoded by the coding sequence ATGAATCAAACGGTTAATGTTGTAAAAGTTGGTATTGCAGACATGAATGTAGTGAAGGCACCTGATTCAATTAGGACATCCGGGTTAGGATCATGTGTAGGTATTATTTTATACGATCAACAAAAGGAAGTTGCTGGTCTTGCTCATATAATGCTGCCTGATTCTTCTTTAGGTAAAGCCGGAACAATTAATATTGCGAAATATGCTGATACAGCTATTGAGGAGTTAATACATCTGGTGGACAAAATGGGGGGAAGAAAGTATGCTCTTCAAGCAAAAATTGCTGGAGGTGCACAAATGTTCCAGTTCACTAGTGGTAGTGATGTTATGAGAATTGGTCCTCGAAACGTGGAGGCAGTAAGAAAACAACTTGAGCGCTTTAGAATTGATATCGTCGCTGAGGATGTTGGTGGGAATAGTGGGAGAACCATTGAGTTTTTTCCTTCAACTTCATTACTATCTATTCGTACCGTGAACCAGGGGACTACAGAAATTTGA
- a CDS encoding chemotaxis protein CheC yields MSIIQNLNSTHIDVLKEIGNIGAGHSATALSKLLNKKIDMKVPNVKLVTFDEMMDMAGGPDNVVASVFLRIEGDAPGSMFFVLPLSQASRFIHQMTGENTFSFEKPPYSEIGISALQELGNILSGSYLSSLSDFTNLNLYPTVPALSIDMVGAILGYGLIELSHVSDFAIVIDTIITEEEDGNSEDVKGHFFLLPDPDSFEIIFKSLGVMLDESNG; encoded by the coding sequence ATGTCAATAATACAAAACTTAAATTCAACTCATATTGATGTATTAAAAGAAATTGGCAATATCGGAGCGGGGCACTCTGCGACTGCACTTTCCAAATTATTGAATAAGAAAATTGATATGAAAGTACCAAATGTAAAATTAGTAACTTTTGATGAGATGATGGATATGGCTGGTGGACCTGATAATGTGGTCGCTAGTGTTTTCTTGAGAATAGAAGGAGATGCTCCTGGTAGTATGTTTTTTGTGCTTCCGCTTTCTCAGGCTTCTCGATTTATTCATCAAATGACTGGAGAAAACACATTTTCTTTCGAGAAACCACCATATTCTGAAATAGGTATTTCTGCACTTCAAGAACTTGGAAACATACTATCTGGGTCGTACTTATCATCACTTTCTGATTTTACAAATTTAAACCTTTATCCAACTGTTCCAGCTCTCTCAATTGATATGGTTGGTGCCATACTTGGATATGGTTTAATCGAACTATCTCATGTCAGTGATTTTGCTATTGTTATTGATACCATCATCACAGAGGAAGAGGACGGAAATAGTGAGGACGTAAAAGGACACTTTTTTCTGTTACCAGATCCAGATTCGTTTGAAATTATCTTTAAGTCTTTAGGAGTAATGTTAGATGAATCAAACGGTTAA
- a CDS encoding chemotaxis protein CheW encodes MTELKVIVFQLQDEEYGVPVEQVRSIEKVLHITRVPRTESFVKGVINLRGVVTPIIDLRKRFGLAEEDYTENTRIIIAALEDMEVGLIVDAANDVIDISKNSIEPPPDVVGSIEVEYINGIAKLDKRLLILLDLEKALNPEDFADKIVG; translated from the coding sequence ATGACCGAACTTAAAGTAATTGTTTTTCAACTTCAGGATGAGGAATATGGTGTTCCAGTAGAACAAGTGCGTTCTATTGAAAAAGTTTTGCATATTACTAGAGTTCCTCGTACTGAAAGTTTTGTAAAAGGTGTAATAAATCTACGAGGTGTTGTTACTCCCATAATAGATTTAAGAAAACGTTTTGGTCTTGCTGAGGAAGATTATACCGAGAATACTCGTATAATTATAGCCGCACTAGAGGATATGGAAGTAGGATTGATTGTTGATGCTGCAAATGATGTAATTGACATTTCTAAAAATTCGATTGAGCCACCTCCAGATGTTGTGGGATCAATTGAAGTTGAATATATCAATGGGATTGCTAAGTTAGACAAAAGGCTTCTTATCTTATTAGATTTAGAAAAGGCACTCAATCCAGAAGACTTTGCTGACAAAATTGTAGGGTAA
- a CDS encoding chemotaxis protein CheA, with product MDVNQYLEVFIEESKDHLQSCNEQLLLLEKNPENLTIVNEIFRSAHTLKGMSATMGYEDLASLTHQMENVLDAIRNKKIKVSPSILDVVFQAVDDLEQMVFSIAEGGDGKRNVVQVVEKLKSIEKGEEIPKDLAVTVKVESGNKMIYDDFELTVLHQSKEQGFESYEITVRLREDCLLKAARVFMVFEILEQVGEVIKSTPSVELLEEEQFDQEFCVTIVSKEPSTDLQKRVLKVSEVENVVIKVLNFSNKMVDNQVSMEAEPEIAATVAVDVPEIKVEDSVELIEAEEVKKPVTAKGAGANNKTIRVNIERLDILMNLFEELVIDRGRLEQISHDLNNSELDETVERMSRVSNDLQNIILTMRMVPVETVFNRFPRMVRQLARDLNKKIDLQIVGAETELDRTVIDEIGDPLVHLLRNALDHGIETPEVRRKNGKPEEGKVILKAFHSGNHVFIEIEDDGAGISREKVLRKAISRGIVTEQSASTLTNKQVYELIFSSGFSTAEVISDVSGRGVGLDVVKNTIESLGGSITIDSKEGTGSIFSIQLPLTLSIISVMLVEIQKEKFAIPLSSIIETAIIKKQDILSAHNQKVIDFRGKVVPLVFLKDIFEVPSAKVEDDFFSVVIVRKGEKMAGLIVDSFIGQQEIVLKSLGNYLNSVFAISGATILGDGQVALIIDCNALIN from the coding sequence ATGGATGTAAATCAATATTTAGAAGTATTTATCGAAGAGAGTAAGGATCATCTACAGTCATGTAATGAACAACTATTACTACTTGAAAAGAATCCTGAAAACCTGACTATCGTAAATGAGATCTTTCGATCCGCACATACTTTAAAGGGTATGTCTGCAACAATGGGTTATGAAGATTTAGCTAGTTTGACTCATCAAATGGAGAATGTACTTGATGCAATTAGAAACAAAAAAATTAAAGTAAGCCCCTCTATATTGGATGTTGTTTTCCAAGCAGTAGACGATTTAGAACAAATGGTTTTTTCGATTGCAGAAGGTGGAGATGGTAAGAGGAATGTAGTTCAAGTAGTAGAGAAGTTAAAAAGCATCGAAAAGGGCGAAGAAATTCCTAAAGATCTGGCTGTTACGGTAAAGGTTGAATCTGGGAATAAAATGATTTATGATGACTTCGAACTTACAGTATTACACCAATCAAAGGAACAAGGCTTTGAGAGTTATGAAATCACAGTTAGATTACGCGAAGATTGTCTTTTAAAAGCAGCTCGTGTATTTATGGTTTTCGAAATTCTAGAGCAGGTTGGAGAGGTAATTAAATCAACACCTTCAGTTGAATTACTAGAGGAAGAGCAATTTGACCAAGAGTTTTGTGTAACGATCGTTTCTAAAGAACCTAGTACAGATTTACAAAAACGAGTGTTGAAGGTTTCAGAAGTCGAAAATGTAGTAATAAAAGTGCTTAATTTTTCAAATAAAATGGTAGATAACCAAGTTTCTATGGAAGCAGAACCGGAGATAGCTGCAACAGTTGCTGTAGATGTACCGGAAATTAAAGTAGAAGATAGTGTAGAGTTAATTGAGGCTGAAGAAGTTAAGAAACCAGTTACCGCAAAAGGAGCTGGAGCAAATAATAAAACTATCCGTGTTAATATTGAACGCCTAGATATACTAATGAATTTATTCGAAGAATTAGTTATTGATAGAGGTCGTTTAGAACAAATCTCCCATGATCTTAATAACTCCGAACTTGATGAGACTGTTGAGAGAATGTCCAGAGTTTCTAATGACTTACAAAATATTATTCTAACAATGAGAATGGTTCCAGTAGAAACTGTGTTTAATAGATTTCCACGTATGGTACGACAACTCGCTCGTGATCTTAACAAAAAAATAGATTTACAAATTGTTGGTGCTGAAACAGAGTTAGATCGTACAGTTATTGATGAAATTGGGGATCCATTAGTTCATTTATTAAGAAATGCACTTGACCATGGTATAGAAACCCCTGAAGTAAGAAGAAAAAATGGCAAGCCTGAAGAAGGAAAAGTAATACTTAAAGCATTCCATAGCGGAAATCATGTGTTTATTGAAATTGAAGATGATGGTGCAGGTATTAGTAGAGAAAAGGTATTACGTAAAGCGATTAGTAGAGGTATTGTAACAGAGCAATCTGCTTCGACCTTAACCAATAAACAAGTTTATGAGTTAATTTTCTCATCAGGTTTTTCAACAGCTGAGGTTATTTCCGATGTTTCTGGACGTGGAGTAGGATTAGATGTTGTGAAAAACACAATTGAATCCCTAGGTGGATCGATTACAATTGATTCAAAAGAAGGAACCGGATCTATCTTTTCAATTCAATTACCGTTAACATTATCGATTATTTCGGTCATGTTAGTAGAGATTCAAAAAGAAAAATTTGCGATTCCACTATCTTCAATTATTGAAACTGCAATTATTAAGAAGCAAGATATTTTAAGTGCTCATAATCAAAAAGTGATCGATTTCCGTGGAAAGGTAGTCCCTCTTGTATTCTTAAAAGATATCTTTGAAGTACCTTCAGCTAAGGTAGAAGATGACTTCTTCTCAGTTGTGATTGTTCGTAAAGGTGAAAAAATGGCAGGTTTAATTGTTGATTCATTTATCGGTCAACAAGAAATCGTTTTAAAATCTTTAGGAAACTACTTAAATTCAGTGTTCGCAATTTCCGGTGCAACAATTTTAGGTGATGGTCAGGTTGCACTAATAATTGATTGTAATGCATTGATAAACTAA
- a CDS encoding MinD/ParA family protein encodes MKDQAESLRIKLQQKRSSTNHTTSIAVISGKGGVGKSNLSLNFALSLKQQGKSVLLFDMDIGMGNIDILMGVTSQHTVVDMLDNQLPINEIIQEGSNGLAYISGGSGLSSIFTMEFEKIDRFFEQLQLVLPQYEYVIFDMGAGMTNESLQFLIAMDEIFIVTTPEPTSITDAYAAMKYIYSFNNTIPYYLVVNRAQSENEGKQTLQRLSNVVSRFLNKETIQLGILPDDKTVSKAVSHQTPYILYSPKSMISRAIESLTSRYLENTPYNEGLEMRYSFITKLKRLIER; translated from the coding sequence ATGAAAGATCAAGCAGAAAGCCTTCGTATTAAATTACAACAGAAAAGATCATCTACTAATCATACAACCTCTATTGCAGTAATCAGTGGAAAAGGTGGGGTAGGGAAATCAAACCTGTCTTTAAATTTTGCATTGTCATTAAAACAACAAGGGAAATCGGTATTGTTGTTTGATATGGATATCGGGATGGGCAACATTGATATCTTAATGGGTGTTACTTCTCAACATACAGTGGTTGATATGCTAGATAACCAACTCCCAATAAATGAAATTATACAAGAAGGTTCAAATGGCTTGGCATATATTTCAGGTGGCTCTGGACTATCATCTATTTTTACTATGGAGTTTGAAAAGATAGACCGTTTTTTTGAACAGCTGCAACTAGTGCTACCTCAATATGAATATGTCATATTTGATATGGGAGCTGGTATGACAAATGAATCTTTACAATTCCTAATAGCAATGGATGAAATTTTCATTGTAACCACTCCGGAACCAACATCAATTACAGATGCTTATGCTGCAATGAAATATATATATTCTTTTAATAACACCATTCCGTACTATTTAGTAGTAAATAGGGCACAGTCGGAAAATGAGGGTAAGCAAACTTTACAAAGACTTAGTAATGTAGTTTCTAGATTCTTAAATAAAGAGACCATCCAACTAGGGATTTTGCCTGATGATAAAACTGTTAGCAAAGCTGTTAGTCATCAAACACCATATATACTCTACTCTCCAAAATCAATGATTAGTAGGGCCATTGAGAGTCTAACGAGCCGTTATTTAGAGAATACACCATATAATGAAGGTTTAGAAATGAGGTACTCTTTTATTACAAAGTTAAAAAGACTAATCGAAAGGTAG